AAAGCATCCGCGCGAATTAATACTTTTTGTCCTACACGAACCTCAGCAATGTCCTCTTCGTCAACTTCGGTAGAAATTCGCAGTGGCGCACAACAAGATAGCCAAAATACAGCTTGATTGGCAGGAATTAATTGGCCAATTTCACCATCCCGACGAATAATTCGACCATCAGCCGGCGAAGTGAGTTTCAAATATTTGATCTGTGCTTCTACGCCCTGAACTGCTGCACGGGCTTCATTCCATTCTGAAAGGGTTCTGTCGTATTCATCTTTGGAAATAACCCCTTTCGTGACCAGGGTAGAACTGCGCTGAAAGCGTTTTCGGGCTAAGTCTTCTCTTTCTTTTAGTTCAACTAACGATTGTTGTAATTGCTCATCTTCCAATTGTGCAAGCACTTCTCCTTTTTTAACTTCACTACCCTCATCAACATTTAATTTGATTAATCGCGCAGCAATGTGCGTAGAAATAGGCAGCATCACTGTAGCCTCGACCGTACCTGTAGCATAGGCTGCTTGCACGGCATTACCATAGACCGGATGCACTACTTCTATAGTCTCTCGTGTTAATCGCGATAGGCTAAACCACCCGACTATCACCAGGATGAGTAAAACAACTGTCAGCAATAAATATCTTTTCATAAGATTTATTTTTTTAACCCAGAAACAGAAAATCGTTTTCTATCTTGTAACCGCAATGCGGTTAACTTCCTTCCCCATAAACAACCTGTGTCAATCGCATAAATCGTCGGTTCTGGACTTTTACCTTCTAGAGCTGCCCAGTGACCAAACACGATATCAACGGAAATAGATTTACGCATAGGAACTGCATACCAAGGCAGATAATCAACAGGAGCCTCCTTTATAGTTCCCTTGTAATCAAGGAGTAAGCAACCTGCTTTATTGCAAAAACGCATCCTTGTAAAATAATTGGTGATAACTCGAAGTCTTGTGAGCCCTGTTAAATCATTTGCCCAACAAGACGGTTCATTGCCGTACATCTGTGAAAAAAAATCACGATAATTTTCACCTGATAGGGTTAACTCTAATTCACGTGCATAACGCTTTGCCTCTGATAAATCCCAAACAGGAGGAATTCCAGCATGACACATGACAATTTCGAGTTCTTCATCATGCCATAAGATAGACTGTTTACGTAACCAATGCCCCAATTCTTCCCCATCGCTAGCAGCCAATACTGCATGTAAACTGTCATCAGCATTTTTATGGGGGTGCTCACCAAAGAGTTTATTCAATAAATGTAAATCATGATTACCCAATGTGATGCGAGGAGTCAAAGGCAACTGCTTTACAAAACGCAATACCTCAAGAGATTGTGGGCCGCGATTTACGAGATCGCCCACGAACCATAATCTATCTCTTCTTTCATCGAAATGAATATGCTCAAGCAGACGTTGCAAAGGTTCATAACAACCCTGAACATCGCCAATTGCATAATCAGACACCGTTAGTCACCCCCGGTTTTAACAGGGTTTGCACGGCAGGTGCTGTTAGTGGCTGCCATTTACCATTTGCATTTAAATGGGGAATAGGACTAATGATTGAATTCGATTGTTGACGCGTGAAATGGCTGTGAAACTGAGTTTGATAAATAAGTTCCGTAGCTGAAATAGTGCTCGATTTCCCTGTATTCAAATGATTCACCTGCACTTTTGCAGGCAAGGCAACCGCATAATCGGCAAAAACAATACCATTATGCATTTGCTGTGTATTGCTCTGTTCGAAACGAGAATGAATAGTGCCATCCGGAGCCAGGCGATGTAAACCGAGTGACAGAAAGCCATTTTGAATAGCCTGCCAATTCTTATATTCAGGATGTTCGCGCACAAATAATTTAAAAATATCAGGCGACATCAGCATTCCGCCGGGTACCATAAATAAAGGTGACTTATTAACCATGATACGGCCAGCATCCAACGCCTTAGTGAGCCATTGAATAAACTCTACACCCAGTTGTTGCTCAATTTCGGAGATGGATTCAGGTACACCACCAGCAAAGGTGCTAACACGTCCGTAACGTCCTCCCCGTGAGCCGTAATTTCGCACCATCATTTGGTTAAAATAACGCTGCAAAGCAATAGCATTCGCTCTTATTAGAATAGCGCCAAGCGTACCAGCTCCCTGTAAATCTTCATTAAGGAGGGCAAGCCAAACTGCCAAGACTTGCGGATGGGAGGCAATCCAGGCAAATCCACTCGCTGGCATGAGGAGTCGAGCCAATAACAGATTAAGGCGGCGGCGAAAGTCTTCATCCGTTTCTTTCTGGAATTCATAACTGTAATGACTTCCCACAGCGACTAAACTTTCAAGTAAAGGGTTCCACTGTTTTAAGAATTGACCATGATTATCATAAAGTTCAATTTGAAAATCGATGTGTAGCTTGGCAACACCCTGTAATATTGCCGCTGAAAAAAGGGCGTACTGCCACAGTTTTTGCTCTTCAGACAGTTCTGCTTGACCTTCTTGAATGATGTATTGTTTAAAAAGCGAAAGCGCCGCTTCGGTGCGATTTAAAGCATGATCCAAAAAACCACCTTGGTGAGAATAATAGCTATTGGCGGTCTCAGGCAAATTTTGACAATGATTCACAAAATTATGCATAAGACTTAAGCACAAACTATCAAAGCGCGCTTCTTCCAAAGCACTCGCCTCTTTAATTTGAGTAACTAATACTTTTCGCTTTTCTTCAGCTAATAAAAGTGGGGCTTGAACAATGCGTGTTAAGTCACTCAAGGCTTTTGCGTTTAGCGACTTCGCTTTCTTTCCATAACGGTTAAACAAATCAACCTCCAAGATCAGGCATGTACTATTATTTTACACTAATTGCTCACAAATTTCGCTATTTGAACATAATCTTTAATGCTTAATTGTTCAGGGCGCAAACCTGGATCAATACCTAATTCAGTCAGCTGGGCTGCACTGAGTACAGACTTTAAATTATTTGCTAACGTTTTACGTCGCATTGAAAAAGCTTGAGCCACTAAAGGCTCCAAAGCACTAACATCCACCTCAGGATAAGGAGAATTCAAATAAGGTGTTAAACGCACTATTGCCGAATCAACCTTCGGCTGTGGATAAAAAGCCTCAGGGGGCACATCAAACAAATACTCTACATCACAGCGGTACTGCAACATAACACTCAGCCGTCCGAATGCTTTCGTGCCTGGATTGGCGCTCATGCGTAATACAACCTCTTTTTGTAGCATAAAATGCATATCTTCAATAAGTGGGGCATAGTCAAGTAAATGCAAGAGTAGCGGTGTCGAAATGTTGTAAGGCAAATTGCCTATTACCCGCAAATGTTTACCCAATTGGCTAAAGTCTACGGTCAATGCATCGCCAGCAATTAGATGCAGTTTATTCATGGCAGCGGGCATGGCTGTCAAATGAGCCTGTAAATCGGTATCAATTTCAATCGCAGTTAAACGCTTTAATTGCCGCAGTAAAGGTTCAGTCAATGCACCAAGTCCAGGACCAATTTCAACAATGTTATCATTTTCCTGTAAATTCAAAGCGCTCAAGATTTTATGGATAATCGCTTTATCTTGTAAAAAATTTTGGCCAAAGCGCTTACGTGGATGATGCTTCACTTTGTTTCACCTAAAAACAAAGCCGAAATTATAGCAAATTATAATGATTAGGCTAAGTTATTAAACATTATTTTTGTAGATTTTTACCCTGTCTTTCCCTGCCTGTTTTGCCGCATAGAGTGCTTGGTCTGCTGCCTTGATTATATCGTCAATTGTACCACCATGTTTGGGGGCTTCTGCGACGCCAATTGAGATAGTCACATTCGTTAATGTTTTATTTTTATAAGTAATTGGTGTTTCTTTTAAAAGCTCACGAAATCGATCTAATTTTTGGGCTGCGGGCTCTATTGTAGTATTCAATAAAGCAACAACAAATTCCTCTCCCCCATAACGAAAAGAGATATCACTATCACGAAAATTTTTCTTTAATAATAAACTCAGTAATTTGAGAACTTCATCACCTGCCAAATGGCTGTAATTGTCATTAAAATTTTTAAAATTATCGATATCAAGCATAGCGACACATAATGTCGTTTTTTCGCGTGCAAGCCTTATTAATTCTCTTGATAAAAGATCATTCAAATAACGCCGATTGTATAAATTCGTCAAAGGATCGTGCAGGGAAAGTTCATTTAAAGACGTTCTCAAGTTAATATTGGCTAAAGCTAATTTCACAATATTACCAAAGGCTATTGCCATATCTTGTTGATGTTGCGTTAATTTTTTTCCGGCTCCCGCGAATAAATGAATAACGCCAATGAGATCATTTTGCACAATGAGAGGCAATCCAATGTAGCCTCCTTGCGGGGGCTTAATATAATGATGACAGGGAATGCTTTTCTGCGGATCATTGACCGCGATAATGTCAGCCTCACGAATTACAAAACAATCCATTGGCGAAAATAACTTCGAAAGTATTTGAAGCTCTCCCCATTGAAGCACTGTTTCCACTTGATTAATTGATTTGTTAAACACCATTAATCCCCCACTTAGTCCCGGGAATAAATCCTGAGCGACCAAGAGAATACGTGGATAAGCTTCTTCTGCTGAAATACAAATTTGTAACGATCGATTTAATTTATTGAGTAAATTTTCATCGTGTTCCAACAATTTCAGCTCATTTAATGTTTCCAGAGTTTTTTCATTAAGTTGTCGCATTTTTTCTTCACTTTCAACACGGTCACTGACATCCTTCATTTGTAAAATAAAATTAATCGGTTCCCCCTGCTCATCTCGAATTAAGGACAGACTTACCATCGCCCAAATAACACTCCCATCTTTACGTATAAAGCGTCTCTCAAGATGAGAAATACGCATATCGCCTTTAAGAATTTTTGTCATGGATTCTTTGGTCATTAATACATCATCATGATAAGTAATTTCCAAAAGATTTTTATTGCTTAATTCCTGATCGCTATAACCAAGAATATCTTGCATCGTTCGATTCGCATGAATGCAGTTTCCTTCTGGGGATACGATCACCATGCCTATGGGAGCATTTTCTAGAGTATTTCGAAAATTTTCTTCACTGCGCTTTAAATCAAGCAAAAGATTTGAACTATACAATTCGAGATAAATTGATTTCAGCAAAAACGTATTCGCCCCCCAGCTAGCAAATATTACCAAAGAGACATAAAGCAGCGCTGCCAAAAATAAAATAACTGAAAGTGAACTGGTAATCGAAACAGCCAAGAAAAGCATTACTAGCCAAATTGGCATCATAAAACCAAGATAAGCCCTGTGATAAGTTAGCAATTTAGCAGCAGGAGCACCCAACAAACCCGCAAAATAGACAAAAATTACCACTCGAAGAAGTGGGTCATCTACATAAAAAAAGAGCAATCCTCCTAATGCCCAGAATATACCTGATTGTAGATTATTTAAGATGAAATAATTTTTCCAAAACGCTGGGTGCAGCAATGTGGGTAAATTTTTTTCCCGATAATAAAAAAAGACGATCATTGCCCGCAAACAGTTGTTAACTACAACCATTAAAATTAACCAGGCGATGACTAACTTTTGATTAGTTACTTTTGGCCATAGTAGGACTGTGTATAATATCACAGCAAAGAAATCAGCCAGGATAACAAACTGAAAATTCTTGTAGGATTCTCTAATTAATTTTTCATCTATCTGTGACTTAGAAACCCCTGGAAAGTCCATCTATTTTTTCCTTAGCGGTAGCACTTTCAATTAAACGTGATACAACGTCTCGGGCTATACCAACCATTGGCATACAAGTCTTGTTATTAACAAAATACATTTTATAACTATAGCACGCCACTTATTGATTTTCTTTAAGTCTACGTCTTGATGTTTATGGTAACTTTACAAGTATTGTCGCTTTTAAACCCTTAAACCTTTGAGGAACGAAAAGGACATGTTAGTTTAAGCCATAGCTACTAGAAAATTACAAATCCATGCTTAATCATCTAATCGAGCTTCGTCGCCGCGCCGTCTATGTTGTATGCTTCTTTACCTTGTTTTTTTTCCTATTCTTTCTCTTCGCGGATAATCTATTTCAAACCCTGGTAGCCCCTTTATTAAAGGCATTGGGGGCACGCGATGCATTAATTGCAACGCATATTACGTCTCCGGTGTTAACTCCACTTAAACTTGCAGCAGATGCGGCCTTTCTTTGTACTGCCCCTTTTGCTTTACTGCAACTTTGGCAATTTATTGCCCCGGGATTGTATAGGCATGAGCGCAATAATCTACGCGGAGCTCTCTTGATGAGTTTGCTTCTCTTTTTGCTAGGCATGCTATTTTGCTATTACATTGTCTTGCCATTCATGTTCCAGTTTTTTGCCAATGCCGTTCCCCCTAGTGTCAGATTGTTACCAGATATGGCTTATGCCCTGGATTTTATTACCCGTATGTTGCTGATATTTGGATTGTGCTTTCAAGTTCCACTGGTGTGTCTTGTCCTGGTGCGATTGGGATGGGTTGACCTTGTCCTGCTCAAAAAAATAAGACCTTATGTCATTGTTTCGGCCTTTACTCTAGGTATGTTATTAACTCCACCAGATGTGTTATCACAAGTTATGCTGGCTGTTCCGCTTTGCTTGCTCTATGAACTAGGACTTTTTTTGGTGGCAATTGTTCCTTCTTTGTCGCCTAAGGGGGAGGTATTAACCAAAGAATGACAGGATTTATTACCGTATGTAATAAAATGACAAGTGCTAATACAGCTACCACAAAATAGCGGTCAATATAATGGAGAACACCGGTGCTATTCGATTGAAAGGGCGCTCTCTGCTTAAGCCAACGACTTACAGCGGCGCATACCGGAAGATAAAGTAGCGCAACAATTTCTATAAATATACGCGCCTCCATAAAGTTTCCAACAAGCAAGAGCATTAAAAAATAACCGAGTGCAACATAACGTAAAGGCCGATATTGCAAAGGTATAAAATCATAGAAAGCAAACCAGAACAACGGCAAACCCGCTAAACAAAAGACAAATAGCAACACATGTTCTTTTGAAAACAACCAGGCGAGGTTCACTTCATAATGAGTATAATGAGATGCTCTGTAGTAAAACTCGATCATGTCCCCAGGGAATCCCTGCACCAGCCATAAAATAATTAGCCTGGCTATTACGTAGGCCAGAATGGACAATATTAACGGTTTGATAATAGATGAGAACCGTTGCCAATGAGTAGCTGGAATGAGTAAAACTAATAAGAAGCTGCTTTCTCGATTAAATGTCGCGATAAATACCAGCGGAATGAAATAAAGCCATTGTGTCCGTAAGCACAGCAATAAACCTGTGAGCATGAAAAAAAGCGAAGCGCTGTCATAAGGATAATAGACTGTCGCCTCTCCAGTAATAGAAAAACGATAATTTACTACAGTGACAAGCGGAAGCAACAAGATAAATAACCAACTTAACAATTTAGCCTGAAGCGGCTCAAATTCTTCCCGCATTAATTGTTTCAGCACTAGATACGATAAGCTAATTGCAATTAATTCAATCAGTAAAAATATCTCATTCACCTGCAAAGGAATAAAAAAAGCAAGACTCCTCGCCAGAGCCGGTATTAATAATCGCTGTCCAAAAGGTAGGCGGGCAGAAAACTCAAAAAGCTGTTGAAACGTAGCGTCAATGTAGCGACCTGTGAGCTTAATATGAAGGAAGGTATAAGCGACAAGCAATCCAACTGTTATGAAGCGTAACTTATAACTTAGCAAATCCTTATTCATCGCTGCCAAAGATTCATTCAAGAATCATCGAGGCTAACCGATATCGACATTAAAAGGCAAGAACTGACAACGATATGGAGTGAATGATGAAAAAGGAAGCAAAATTCAACGTCGGCGACTGTGTGATTCATAAACAACAGGGTTATCGCGCTGTCATCATTGATATTGATCCTTTTTTTCAACCCTCTGGTCGTATTAATCCTCAGGTTTTTAAGCGTGAATTTGCAACACGCAACCCATGGTATCGACTGTTAGTTGATGAAAGCAATCAAATGACCTATGTCGAAGAATGCTTGCTAATCATAGACTTAAGTAAAAATATTATTGATAACCCGCAATTACGCAATTACCTGTATGAAAACCAGGGCAACTATCGCAGTAATAGCTGCCTGCATTAGACAATTAAGTATGCCTTAGCATAAAAACAAGAAAGGCAATAAAACCTATCAAAATAAGCGCTAATAAGCCCATAGTAGCAAAACTTTTGCTAAAACTTTCTCGGGTAAACAGCTCAGGACGCCCTTTAATGGTACGATATAAAATCCATACAATAAGTCCTGCCCCCACAATCCCCAGAATTTGATACAAAGTTTCCATTACTCACTCCCTTTTATTTCTTCAAAAGCAAATGCATCGGAAAATAACTGTGCTCGCGGTACATCATGGGCAAGCAAAATATCTCTTATCGCGAAAACCATATCAAAAGGTCCTGCAATGACTATCTGCCATTGCTTTAAATCAATAGCATGATGATCAAGAATTACAGAGGCCAGTGTTTCTTTACTCGTATTAGAAAGTAAGGAAAAATAATGAAAATGCTCAACATGAGCTTGCCATTGCATTACTTTTTCGTCCATATATAAATCGCTTTGGGAGCGAGCGCCCCAAAATAATTCAAATGAACGCTTATCATTTGTCGCCAGCAATTGCTCGATCATTGCCTTAATCGGTGCAAAACCGGTGCCACCAGCGATAAACAAAATAGGTATATTGGGAGATAATTTATTAAGATGACAATCACCCCGAGGTATACCAATTTTGACCTCCCCTTTTTCTTTAATTTCAGCCAAGAGTTGTTGATTGGCGACATTATCCTGACTATGACGAATATGTAATTCATAGTGATGTGACCCCAAAGGGGCATTGGCAATAGAATAACTTAGCTCCCCGCTCTGAGTCAGGAGTTGTAAATATTGTCCGGGTTGATAATCCAGATATTTCGCAGGTTTTAATACAACTTGTAAAATACTATCGGTAAGCGGTGTTATTCGCTCAACCTGAGCGGTAATCGATTTCCTCATAGCTCTAATCCCAACTCTGGCCAATATCCTTCAACTTGTTGTAACACTTCCTTTGTCATTACTATGGGTTTTCCCCACTCTCTTTGTGTTTCACCAGGCCATTTACTGGTGGCATCCAGACCCATTTTTGAGCCTAATCCAGAAATGGGTGATGCAAAATCAAGATAATCAATGGGAGTATTATCAATCATCACCGTGTCACGCATAGGATCCATTCGTGTGGTAATAGCCCAAATGACATCCTGCCAATTCCGCGCATCAATATCGTCGTCGCAAACAATAACAAATTTAGTGTACATAAATTGCCTGAGAAAAGACCAAACCGCCATCATGATACGCTTTGCATGCCCCGGGTATTGTTTCTTAATGGTCACCACAGCAAGACGATAAGAGCAACCCTCAGGAGGTAAATAAAAATCCACAATTTCTGGAAATTGTTTTTGTAGCAATGGGACAAACACTTCATTTAACGCTAAACCTAAAATTGCCGGCTCATCCGGTGGTCGTCCAGTGTAGGTACTATGATAAATAGGCCGGTCGCGGTGAGTGATACGCTCCACAGTAAATATGGGAAACGATTGCACTTCATTGTAATAGCCGGTGTGGTCACCAAAAGGACCTTCATCGGCTTGTGATCCAGGCTCAATATATCCCTCTAAAATAATTTCCGCACTCGCAGGGACATGTAAATCATTACCCAGACAAGAGACAAGTTGAGTACGCTGACCACGTAATAAACCAGCAAAGGCATATTCTGACAATGTATCCGGCACTGGGGTAACCGCAGCTAATATTGTGGCAGGATCAGCACCTAACGTTACGGCAATAGGAAAACGCTCGTTAGGATGAGCCTCCTGCCACGCTTGATAATCCAAAGCCCCCCCTCGATGAGACAACCAGCGCATAATCAGTTTATTTTTTGCAATCACCTGCTGTCGGTAAATTCCCATGTTTTCCCGATTTTGATAGGGTCCTTTCGTTGTCACTAATCCCCAGGTAATCAGTGGGGCTACATCCCCTGGCCAGCAAGTTTGTATGGGCAGGCGAAAGAGATTTACCTCGTCTTTTTCCCAAACATGGGTTTGGCAGGGCGCATTGCTGACGTATTTTGGAGCCATGTTTAATGCCTGTTTTAGCAAGGGCAATTTCGTAAAGGCATCTTTAAATCCCTTAGGCGGCTCTGGTTCTTTTAAAGCAGCCAGTAATTTTCCCACCTCTCGTAAAGCTGCAATAGATTCTTCGCCCATTCCAAGCGCCACGCGCTCTACAGTTCCAAATAAATTGGTTAAGACAGGAACGTCATAGTCTTTGGGATTCGTAAAAAGAAGTGCAGGTCCTCCTCCTCTTAACACCCTATCGCTAACTACGGTCATTTCAAGGTAGGGAGAAACGGGATATTCAATCCGCTTAAGCAAATCGCGAGTTTCTAACTGTGCAATAAAATCGCGAAGATCAGCATATTTCATAATAACTGTTCAGATATAAAATTCCGTTGATTATCGCACAGGCTGTAGTAGACAGAAATAACTATTACACATCTTAAGACCAATGGATTAATTTTTAATGGCTTTCACTATCTTAAATAAGATAGTCAATGCTTTTTCTATCTGAGTTTCTTTATGTTCGGCGGAAATAAAAATTCTTAAACGCGCTAAATTTTCAGGAACAGCAGGGTAAATAATGGGTTTAATGTTAATCCCTTGCTGGAAACATTGTTTTGAAATAGAAATACATTGTTTTGAATCGCCAATAATAATGGGAAGGATAGGCGTATAATCATTGAAACCAATATCAAAATGATAACTTAGTGCAGTTTCTCGTGCTAAGGCACTCAAATTTTTAAGTCTTGCCACTCGTTCAGGCTCTTCCTTTAATAAACGAATAGCCGCAAGAGCAGCACCAGCCATCGCAGGAGGCATGCCTACTGAATAGACAAACCCGGGACAGGTATATTTTAGATATTCAATTAACTCTTTTTTACCC
The nucleotide sequence above comes from Legionella hackeliae. Encoded proteins:
- a CDS encoding symmetrical bis(5'-nucleosyl)-tetraphosphatase, which codes for MSDYAIGDVQGCYEPLQRLLEHIHFDERRDRLWFVGDLVNRGPQSLEVLRFVKQLPLTPRITLGNHDLHLLNKLFGEHPHKNADDSLHAVLAASDGEELGHWLRKQSILWHDEELEIVMCHAGIPPVWDLSEAKRYARELELTLSGENYRDFFSQMYGNEPSCWANDLTGLTRLRVITNYFTRMRFCNKAGCLLLDYKGTIKEAPVDYLPWYAVPMRKSISVDIVFGHWAALEGKSPEPTIYAIDTGCLWGRKLTALRLQDRKRFSVSGLKK
- a CDS encoding NAD(P)H-flavin reductase, which gives rise to MRKSITAQVERITPLTDSILQVVLKPAKYLDYQPGQYLQLLTQSGELSYSIANAPLGSHHYELHIRHSQDNVANQQLLAEIKEKGEVKIGIPRGDCHLNKLSPNIPILFIAGGTGFAPIKAMIEQLLATNDKRSFELFWGARSQSDLYMDEKVMQWQAHVEHFHYFSLLSNTSKETLASVILDHHAIDLKQWQIVIAGPFDMVFAIRDILLAHDVPRAQLFSDAFAFEEIKGSE
- the rsmA gene encoding 16S rRNA (adenine(1518)-N(6)/adenine(1519)-N(6))-dimethyltransferase RsmA gives rise to the protein MKHHPRKRFGQNFLQDKAIIHKILSALNLQENDNIVEIGPGLGALTEPLLRQLKRLTAIEIDTDLQAHLTAMPAAMNKLHLIAGDALTVDFSQLGKHLRVIGNLPYNISTPLLLHLLDYAPLIEDMHFMLQKEVVLRMSANPGTKAFGRLSVMLQYRCDVEYLFDVPPEAFYPQPKVDSAIVRLTPYLNSPYPEVDVSALEPLVAQAFSMRRKTLANNLKSVLSAAQLTELGIDPGLRPEQLSIKDYVQIAKFVSN
- a CDS encoding GGDEF domain-containing protein, producing the protein MDFPGVSKSQIDEKLIRESYKNFQFVILADFFAVILYTVLLWPKVTNQKLVIAWLILMVVVNNCLRAMIVFFYYREKNLPTLLHPAFWKNYFILNNLQSGIFWALGGLLFFYVDDPLLRVVIFVYFAGLLGAPAAKLLTYHRAYLGFMMPIWLVMLFLAVSITSSLSVILFLAALLYVSLVIFASWGANTFLLKSIYLELYSSNLLLDLKRSEENFRNTLENAPIGMVIVSPEGNCIHANRTMQDILGYSDQELSNKNLLEITYHDDVLMTKESMTKILKGDMRISHLERRFIRKDGSVIWAMVSLSLIRDEQGEPINFILQMKDVSDRVESEEKMRQLNEKTLETLNELKLLEHDENLLNKLNRSLQICISAEEAYPRILLVAQDLFPGLSGGLMVFNKSINQVETVLQWGELQILSKLFSPMDCFVIREADIIAVNDPQKSIPCHHYIKPPQGGYIGLPLIVQNDLIGVIHLFAGAGKKLTQHQQDMAIAFGNIVKLALANINLRTSLNELSLHDPLTNLYNRRYLNDLLSRELIRLAREKTTLCVAMLDIDNFKNFNDNYSHLAGDEVLKLLSLLLKKNFRDSDISFRYGGEEFVVALLNTTIEPAAQKLDRFRELLKETPITYKNKTLTNVTISIGVAEAPKHGGTIDDIIKAADQALYAAKQAGKDRVKIYKNNV
- the tatC gene encoding twin-arginine translocase subunit TatC, producing the protein MLNHLIELRRRAVYVVCFFTLFFFLFFLFADNLFQTLVAPLLKALGARDALIATHITSPVLTPLKLAADAAFLCTAPFALLQLWQFIAPGLYRHERNNLRGALLMSLLLFLLGMLFCYYIVLPFMFQFFANAVPPSVRLLPDMAYALDFITRMLLIFGLCFQVPLVCLVLVRLGWVDLVLLKKIRPYVIVSAFTLGMLLTPPDVLSQVMLAVPLCLLYELGLFLVAIVPSLSPKGEVLTKE
- a CDS encoding conjugal transfer nickase/helicase domain-containing protein, yielding MFNRYGKKAKSLNAKALSDLTRIVQAPLLLAEEKRKVLVTQIKEASALEEARFDSLCLSLMHNFVNHCQNLPETANSYYSHQGGFLDHALNRTEAALSLFKQYIIQEGQAELSEEQKLWQYALFSAAILQGVAKLHIDFQIELYDNHGQFLKQWNPLLESLVAVGSHYSYEFQKETDEDFRRRLNLLLARLLMPASGFAWIASHPQVLAVWLALLNEDLQGAGTLGAILIRANAIALQRYFNQMMVRNYGSRGGRYGRVSTFAGGVPESISEIEQQLGVEFIQWLTKALDAGRIMVNKSPLFMVPGGMLMSPDIFKLFVREHPEYKNWQAIQNGFLSLGLHRLAPDGTIHSRFEQSNTQQMHNGIVFADYAVALPAKVQVNHLNTGKSSTISATELIYQTQFHSHFTRQQSNSIISPIPHLNANGKWQPLTAPAVQTLLKPGVTNGV
- a CDS encoding efflux RND transporter periplasmic adaptor subunit; this translates as MKRYLLLTVVLLILVIVGWFSLSRLTRETIEVVHPVYGNAVQAAYATGTVEATVMLPISTHIAARLIKLNVDEGSEVKKGEVLAQLEDEQLQQSLVELKEREDLARKRFQRSSTLVTKGVISKDEYDRTLSEWNEARAAVQGVEAQIKYLKLTSPADGRIIRRDGEIGQLIPANQAVFWLSCCAPLRISTEVDEEDIAEVRVGQKVLIRADAFPGRIFYGIVQSITPKGDPIARSYRVRIRFVGNTPLLIGMTAETNIILHEKKNALLIPVTAVVENKVWLVKRGRLVHSPVLIGAKGFKQIEIIKGVEPQDLVVLRATPELKPGARVNTILVEQEKE
- the ubiD gene encoding 4-hydroxy-3-polyprenylbenzoate decarboxylase codes for the protein MKYADLRDFIAQLETRDLLKRIEYPVSPYLEMTVVSDRVLRGGGPALLFTNPKDYDVPVLTNLFGTVERVALGMGEESIAALREVGKLLAALKEPEPPKGFKDAFTKLPLLKQALNMAPKYVSNAPCQTHVWEKDEVNLFRLPIQTCWPGDVAPLITWGLVTTKGPYQNRENMGIYRQQVIAKNKLIMRWLSHRGGALDYQAWQEAHPNERFPIAVTLGADPATILAAVTPVPDTLSEYAFAGLLRGQRTQLVSCLGNDLHVPASAEIILEGYIEPGSQADEGPFGDHTGYYNEVQSFPIFTVERITHRDRPIYHSTYTGRPPDEPAILGLALNEVFVPLLQKQFPEIVDFYLPPEGCSYRLAVVTIKKQYPGHAKRIMMAVWSFLRQFMYTKFVIVCDDDIDARNWQDVIWAITTRMDPMRDTVMIDNTPIDYLDFASPISGLGSKMGLDATSKWPGETQREWGKPIVMTKEVLQQVEGYWPELGLEL
- the hspQ gene encoding heat shock protein HspQ, coding for MKKEAKFNVGDCVIHKQQGYRAVIIDIDPFFQPSGRINPQVFKREFATRNPWYRLLVDESNQMTYVEECLLIIDLSKNIIDNPQLRNYLYENQGNYRSNSCLH